The Brassica oleracea var. oleracea cultivar TO1000 chromosome C7, BOL, whole genome shotgun sequence sequence TTTTTAACTAATAGCTCACAGATTGATCCACACAATAATACAAAACAATTAGATTACAAGTTTCAGATTAATCAATATTTTTTCTTGAAATATTTTATATGGGGAATTCCGTATACGTAGAAAAGTGTAAAGTTTCCTAATGTATTAAACCTATATCTATATTGTGTCCCTAATTAAGAAAATTAATGTCATTTTTAATATTTGGTTTAGTGAAGTACATTGATATCATTCAACAAGCTTTTGGAACTAACTAATTATAGGTATAATGTAAGTTTTGGATAAGGACTTTTTGCTTTTATAATGCAAGAGTGCATAACTGTTGCTTATGATTGAGGAACAAGCAATTGCTAATATTACAGGTCACTGCCCATTAACTTATTTTAATAATTACAGCAATTAATCACCTTTTCTGTTAGGGTCTTATGAAAAATTATCCATGGCATAATATATGTCTTATTATTAATTATCAGCTCATTTAGTTTTCTTTTTAATATATGCAGCCACCTTTCTGCATATAAAGTAAATTAATACCTAAGATGTTTCATGCATCTTTCATGATGTATACATAAATACGGCATTGTAAATGTATGGTCATTTCTTTTATAATTCTACAACGCTTTTTTGGTTGGCATTTGTGTTACCATTTTGTATTTTGTGTAGTAGCACATTTAAATACTGTTATTAATTACATTATAGCTTTTCATCTTTCTATTAACTGGAACCTTTACAAAGAATTAAAATCAGGCTTAAATTATTGCTCACTAGAATTATTAATCAACAATGGACGGAAAGAATGTATTTTAAACCTATGAAAAGTGGAGAAAGACAGAAATCAAGTGTCTAGGTTGCAGTTGTTTCTGTGGATTTAGAGAGTGTTACACTGTGCCAGCATCAATCATGTTTTGGAAAGAACTTACACTAAAGTTCTCATTTTTTTTGATAATAATGGCTTAAAAGAAACTTAAACAAAATAAAAATGTGGATGCGGTGATGAGTATTGTATAGATACACCAAGAAGAACATGACTGGTAAGAAACTGGACTAGTATATATGTAGAAACCAAAAACCTTACCGCGTGCAGACTTAGATTTACGTTTATGGTTTATGTATAGGGTATTGAATTTATTTTGGTGTAAACCATACTTTTCCGAAAGACTTATAGGTAAATCACTCAGGCTCATATATGTTACCATGGAATCGCATTTACGTCCACTCAACCCCAAATCCAATAACAGTAAGCCACTACACATCCATTTTATGTATGGGTAATACAACTTACAAGACAAACTTTTCTCTTTTAAAGTTTAAAGGGTACTTCTGAAAATAGTTCAAAGGAAAGGGTCATTTTGAAAAAAGATTGCTATATAACTCGTCCATCAACTACATCTCTTATAACCATCTCCTTTCCCACCAATAGTCACAACAAAAGCATAAGAAAATATGAAGATAATAAAGAGTTCGCCGCTTTTAGCTATGCTGATCGGCTTCATTATCATAGCAGCCGCAATCTCCACAATCTCCGTTGAGGGTCGTAAACATCACGTCAAGAGGATCAAACCCAAACACAGTCGTCATTCTAAAGATACCCCTACCGGCTCTCCTGCACCCGCCCCTTATCCGTCCACCCATGATGGTGTTTTCGACATCCTCTCCTTCGGTGCCAAGGGCGATGGGATCTCCGACGACTCAAAGGTACGCACAAAGATAATTCATATATTTCTAATACCAACGATTTAATTTCAAAGCAAGAGACATATTAGTCAGACGTTGCATTTGCGCTTGTGGGTTACTTTTGAAATCTTTAAAAATACTAAATATTTCAAAAATAAAAATGATTACTTGGGTATATGTACACTATTACATAAAATAAACTGTTTTTGTTAATTGTAAATATAAACAAAACATAAGCGGAAGGAGAATTGTTTAGCATTGTGTTTTCATTTTGCAAAAATATTTTATGAAATATGAAAATGTATTATATCCCCCAAAATAATTATAAAAGAAAAAGATATTCATCATCAAAACGCAAATGGAGAAATTGGGGTTCTACAATTAAGAGCTTACGTATTTTGGAGCTCAATAGTAACTTCAAAACTTCTTGTAGCGTTTTCACTTGTTAGTACACAATCTATTCGGTTTAATTTATTTGGTCGCAGGCTTCAAATGATTTATCAAAACTAAGGTAGATTTACATCCTTGTTACACTGCTATCTAAAAATATTTCTTTCTTTTACCTAAGCTTAAAATGTATCTAAAATACTTGTCGGACCAGATATTTAGATCTTTTTTTGGTTTTAGATATATGTATAGACATTTTCTTTATTGTTATGACATTTGTATCATTGGGGAGCTGCGCAGGCATTGATCGGAGCGTGGAAGGCGGCTTGTAGAGTAGCCGGAGGGAAGGTGGAGATTCCGGCAGGGAAAGAGTTTATGGTGAAGGCGGTGACGCTGCAAGGACCGTGCAAGGAGGAAACGGTGGTTCAAATAGAAGGAACCTTAGTAGCTCCTACTAAGATAGGGTCATGGCCTAAGTCAAGCTTGTTTCAATGGCTTAACTTCAAATGGGTCAGTCACGTCACCATCCAAGGCTCAGGGACTCTTGATGCTCGTGGCTATAACTGGTGGAACCTAGACAATTATCAAACTCAAGTACGTTTTTATTTTCAAGTATTTAAACAGCATACTAGATTATTTTTGGACTTAAAACCCGGATACGAGATTCAACCAAGAGATTCCAGCCTTTACTTTTAAATATGGTTAAGATTTTATGCCTTAAATAATTCAAGTTATTAAGTTTAATTTAAAGAAAATTATATTTAGTCGTCTTTATTGTTGTTTTTTTAATATTCGTTAAAATACCAAACCCGAACCGGAATTTCGGAATCGATTACAATCTTGAATTAGCGGATTTATGATTGTTTGTTTGCTTTTGTCTTCCTTTTCAGAAGAGAAATAAGTATATCCCACTAATGAAACCAACGGTGAGTATATATATATATAAGATTATTATTATTGTTATCAGACTAATTTGTCACTTTTTATATGATTAAACCGGCGCGTTTAATACACGGCTTAGGGGTGTTATTTGGATTAGGTTAATGCGGAAGGAGAAAAGAACGCATTAAAATGAACTCACTTCTGTGGGTGTGTTTAGTTCCGTCCGAGATTTAGCAGCCAATTCTTGTCACTACCCCGCGCTTGTGTATTTACTTGTTGCTCAATCTCTGTAATAATGTTCTTAGACTTGCCTTGTTGTGTTGCAGATATTAGCATATGCATAGGCTTGTAGGCAATGGCGTTCCCAGGAATTAATTTTACATGGATCAAACTTGGTATTTAAAAACAAAAATGATTCAAAGGTGTCGCAGGAGGGGTTCGAACCACGTTAAAGGGGGGGTCAGGAGGAGTACTTTACCAGCAGAACTACCAATTCTTCATTGTTTTCTCAACCAAAATAATATTTATAGCGATTTAAGGGGTGTCAAGTGACACCCCATCTTCCTCTGTGGGTCCGCCTCTGCTTGTAGGTGGGGCATTAGCAGCAAAGTGTAGGTAGCGTTGGTAAATTACGCGAGGACACTTTTAAAATCACCACTCGTTGACCAGTGTTTCTTTTTTGAGGTGGGATTAATTTGTAAAAAAAAAAAGAAAATCCGACTCCCCACGGACAAACATATTGTGTGATTTTGAGTCTACTGTTATTGAATGTTTCTTTTGTTGTAGTTTGTGTTGTAGATTAGCTTATTTGTTGTCATTTGCTCTGTTCTTGTCCTTATCAAAATAAATTTAGGCATATTACGACTGCTAAGATTGGAAACTGCATTTCTTGATGTTACAACATTTGGTTTTTACATCAGGGAAAAAAAAAACGACGAAGAAGGAGCATGGTAGAATCGAGTGTTCTGGTCCCCTAGCGCCAGCCACTGGATTCGTGACTTCTGCCAAAACAGTTGCTCCTCTATGCGAGAAGATGATGCGAACGATCCGCTGCCTCAGATTCGGCTCTGAACGTCTCTGTGGTTGGGTCTGCCAGAACTTGTGATTGACAAGTACATAGGTCCTCAAACGCTTTCTTTGTTCGCAGAGACAGGTCACCATAGCGAGTTCTATTGAGCTTCCGAATATCATGCTTGAGGGATTTCAACCTTTGATGGAATCTGCTTAAAGCTGTTCTAGAGTGAAATAGCGGACCAGTCTCAGCCCACTTATGAGCAACTAGCGGCATGAACTCCTCATTGCCTATTAGATAATTGAAGAACTTAAAAGGTTTCCTCGTGCTGGTCTGGTGCTCAGTTAAGGAAACCAGACAGCGCGCATGATCCGATACACCCCCAGCATCAAACTTCGCATAGGAACGAGGGAAAGCTTGCAGCCATTCCCCATTTACCAAGACACGATCAGGTTTTTTACCAACTGGATCCAAACCCCTCTTATTCCACCATGTATACACTGAGCCCACATAAGGAAGATCCATCAAACTACACCCCGCCACTATATCCTGAAAGTCTCGCATGCCAGCTTGATCCACCATATAGTCTCAACATTGAGAATGTTCCTCGGAGGATAAGGTAACATTATAGTCTCCCAGCAGTATCCACGGAAGAGACAAGTGAGCATAGGCTACCCTCGTGCCTATGATTTCTTTTCATAATGATCGTCTCTCTGCTACAAAATTTGAAGCATAAATAGCCGAGCATATAAATTGCTCCCCTGTAGCTGGAATATGTACTTCACAAGTAATTATTTGTGCACTCTTGTGTAGAAGAGTAATCACCACATCTTCCTTCCAGCAAAACCATATCCTTCCAAGACGGTTGAACTCATAATTTGTAATACACTTCCACCCTGGAAGAGCGGATCTCATCACCCCGACATGATTCTCAAACTGCACTCGAGTTTCTATAAGACATCCAAAACTCAACTTTTCAGTTCTATAAGTATCTCTGCTTTTGTATTATTATTGCTTTTCAAAATGTTCAAAACTACATATATAGTTTTATATAGTCTTAACAATTTGCAAAATCAGTGTACAATTACAGGTTCACAGGTAAATAATGAATTAAACTTCATAAGTAGAATTGCAAAAATACAAACTTATCAATTATAAAATTGTTTTTCTCCGACAAAGCATTATCTTTTGTAATAGAGTATCTCAGATATTTCCAATATGTATGAAATTTTCTTATTTAAGGTATATTTGAATTGATGAATATCATCTTGATCACTACTTTACATATACTCTAATTAATGTCTTATAACTAGTAGGGAATAGTGGTGTATTGCCAACTTAAGTTTGTCCTAAACTCGTAAGCTTTTAATTCACCAAACACCCAACTTTGGGTTTTGTCTTCTTTTGGAAAATTAGTACTAAACCTCCTGCATTCAGATATAAAATATGAAAATAATCCTTTGTTAACTAGATAATTATTGTTGCTTTCTATAGCTCCTCTTTGTCTCTCGATATATAGTTATTAAAATACCTTTTTGGAAAGTTCTTCTGTTATTTTAATAGTTTGTTAATAATTAGCATATACCACATAACGCACAGATTTTTTTTTAACTAATAGCTCACAGATTGATCCACACAATAATACAAAACAATTAGATTACAAGTTTCAGATTAATCAATATTTTTTCTTGAAATATTTTATATGGGGAATTCCGTATACGTAGAAAAGTGTAAAGTTTCCTAATGTATTAAACCTATATCTATATTGTGTCCCTAATTAAGAAAATTAATGTCATTTTTAATATTTGGTTTAGTGAAGTACATTGATATCATTCAACAAGCTTTTGGAACTAACTAATTATAGGTATAATGTAAGTTTTGGATAAGGACTTTTTGCTTTTATAATGCAAGAGTGCATAACTGTTGCTTATGATTGAGGAACAAGCAATTGCTAATATTACAGGTCACTGCCCATTAACTTATTTTAATAATTACAGCAATTAATCACCTTTTCTGTTAGGGTCTTATGAAAAATTATCCATGGCATAATATATGTCTTATTATTAATTATCAGCTCATTTAGTTTTCTTTTTAATATATGCAGCCACCTTTCTGCATATAAAGTAAATTAATACCTAAGATGTTTCATGCATCTTTCATGATGTATACATAAATACGGCATTGTAAATGTATGGTCATTTCTTTTATAATTCTACAACGCTTTTTTGGTTGGCATTTGTGTTACCATTTTGTATTTTGTGTAGTAGCACATTTAAATACTGTTATTAATTACATTATAGCTTTTCATCTTTCTATTAACTGGAACCTTTACAAAGAATTAAAATCAGGCTTAAATTATTGCTCACTAGAATTATTAATCAACAATGGACGGAAAGAATGTATTTTAAACCTATGAAAAGTGGAGAAAGACAGAAATCAAGTGTCTAGGTTGCAGTTGTTTCTGTGGATTTAGAGAGTGTTACACTGTGCCAGCATCAATCATGTTTTGGAAAGAACTTACACTAAAGTTCTCATTTTTTTTGATAATAATGGCTTAAAAGAAACTTAAACAAAATAAAAATGTGGATGCGGTGATGAGTATTGTATAGATACACCAAGAAGAACATGACTGGTAAGAAACTGGACTAGTATATATGTAGAAACCAAAAACCTTACCGCGTGCAGACTTAGATTTACGTTTATGGTTTATGTATAGGGTATTGAATTTATTTTGGTGTAAACCATACTTTTCCGAAAGACTTATAGGTAAATCACTCAGGCTCATATATGTTACCATGGAATCGCATTTACGTCCACTCAACCCCAAATCCAATAACAGTAAGCCACTACACATCCATTTTATGTATGGGTAATACAACTTACAAGACAAACTTTTCTCTTTTAAAGTTTAAAGGGTACTTCTGAAAATAGTTCAAAGGAAAGGGTCATTTTGAAAAAAGATTGCTATATAACTCGTCCATCAACTACATCTCTTATAACCATCTCCTTTCCCACCAATAGTCACAACAAAAGCATAAGAAAATATGAAGATAATAAAGAGTTCGCCGCTTTTAGCTATGCTGATCGGCTTCATTATCATAGCAGCCGCAATCTCCACAATCTCCGTTGAGGGTCGTAAACATCACGTCAAGAGGATCAAACCCAAACACAGTCGTCATTCTAAAGATACCCCTACCGGCTCTCCTGCACCCGCCCCTTATCCGTCCACCCATGATGGTGTTTTCGACATCCTCTCCTTCGGTGCCAAGGGCGATGGGATCTCCGACGACTCAAAGGTACGCACAAAGATAATTCATATATTTCTAATACCAACGATTTAATTTCAAAGCAAGAGACATATTAGTCAGACGTTGCATTTGCGCTTGTGGGTTACTTTTGAAATCTTTAAAAATACTAAATATTTCAAAAATAAAAATGATTACTTGGGTATATGTACACTATTACATAAAATAAACTGTTTTTGTTAATTGTAAATATAAACAAAACATAAGCGGAAGGAGAATTGTTTAGCATTGTGTTTTCATTTTGCAAAAATATTTTATGAAATATGAAAATGTATTATATCCCCCAAAATAATTATAAAAGAAAAAGATATTCATCATCAAAACGCAAATGGAGAAATTGGGGTTCTACAATTAAGAGCTTACGTATTTTGGAGCTCAATAGTAACTTCAAAACTTCTTGTAGCGTTTTCACTTGTTAGTACACAATCTATTCGGTTTAATTTATTTGGTCGCAGGCTTCAAATGATTTATCAAAACTAAGGTAGATTTACATCCTTGTTACACTGCTATCTAAAAATATTTCTTTCTTTTACCTAAGCTTAAAATGTATCTAAAATACTTGTCGGACCAGATATTTAGATCTTTTTTTGGTTTTAGATATATGTATAGACATTTTCTTTATTGTTATGACATTTGTATCATTGGGGAGCTGCGCAGGCATTGATCGGAGCGTGGAAGGCGGCTTGTAGAGTAGCCGGAGGGAAGGTGGAGATTCCGGCAGGGAAAGAGTTTATGGTGAAGGCGGTGACGCTGCAAGGACCGTGCAAGGAGGAAACGGTGGTTCAAATAGAAGGAACCTTAGTAGCTCCTACTAAGATAGGGTCATGGCCTAAGTCAAGCTTGTTTCAATGGCTTAACTTCAAATGGGTCAGTCACGTCACCATCCAAGGCTCAGGGACTCTTGATGCTCGTGGCTATAACTGGTGGAACCTAGACAATTATCAAACTCAAGTACGTTTTTATTTTCAAGTATTTAAACAGCATACTAGATTATTTTTGGACTTAAAACCCGGATACGAGATTCAACCAAGAGATTCCAGCCTTTACTTTTAAATATGGTTAAGATTTTATGCCTTAAATAATTCAAGTTATTAAGTTTAATTTAAAGAAAATTATATTTAGTCGTCTTTATTGTTGTTTTTTTAATATTCGTTAAAATACCAAACCCGAACCGGAATTTCGGAATCGATTACAATCTTGAATTAGCGGATTTATGATTGTTTGTTTGCTTTTGTCTTCCTTTTCAGAAGAGAAATAAGTATATCCCACTAATGAAACCAACGGTGAGTATATATATATATAAGATTATTATTATTGTTATCAGACTAATTTGTCACTTTTTATATAAAAAGAAAATTGGTAAGCCTACTTTTTATATAAAAAGAAAATTGGTAAGCCTATTGATTGGCTTATTTTATACGCATAGGCACTTAGGTTTTATTCAAGTGGTAACGTGATGGTCCGTGATATAAGCATCGTGAACAGCCCATTGTGTCACCTGAAGTTTGATGATTCTGATGGAGTCAAAATCAACAACATAACGATATCTTCGCCGGAGAATAGCCCTAACACCGACGGCATCCACCTCCAGAACACACGTAATGTCGAGATTCAACACTCCAACATCGCTTGCGGTACGTAACTCCCTTTAATACAAATTACCTCTTTTTTATCTAACAAAAAAACTACAAAATCGAGAAGCTTTCCTATGATCACTCTAAACCAAATAAATTAGCCGGATCAGATTACAGATCTTGATGTATTTTTCTCCACTTAAGCTTAAGCAGTACTTATACAATATTCTAA is a genomic window containing:
- the LOC106303972 gene encoding polygalacturonase At1g48100-like isoform X1, producing the protein MKIIKSSPLLAMLIGFIIIAAAISTISVEGRKHHVKRIKPKHSRHSKDTPTGSPAPAPYPSTHDGVFDILSFGAKGDGISDDSKALIGAWKAACRVAGGKVEIPAGKEFMVKAVTLQGPCKEETVVQIEGTLVAPTKIGSWPKSSLFQWLNFKWVSHVTIQGSGTLDARGYNWWNLDNYQTQKRNKYIPLMKPTALRFYSSGNVMVRDISIVNSPLCHLKFDDSDGVKINNITISSPENSPNTDGIHLQNTRNVEIQHSNIACGDDCVSIQTGSSNVHIHHISCGPGHGISIGSLGKDETVACVSDIIVEDISIQNTLAGVRIKTWQGGLGVVKNLTFSNIQVTDVQVPIVIDQYYCDKSKCKNQTSAVSISDVKYNNIVGSFTAQPVRIACSNNVPCMDVDLMDIRLRPSGGIRGLQTHQQQHALCWNSYGKTQGPLVPSSIGYCLKKSNIDGYYPKRFIASSHEKLCPL
- the LOC106303120 gene encoding polygalacturonase At1g48100-like; translated protein: MKIIKSSPLLAMLIGFIIIAAAISTISVEGRKHHVKRIKPKHSRHSKDTPTGSPAPAPYPSTHDGVFDILSFGAKGDGISDDSKALIGAWKAACRVAGGKVEIPAGKEFMVKAVTLQGPCKEETVVQIEGTLVAPTKIGSWPKSSLFQWLNFKWVSHVTIQGSGTLDARGYNWWNLDNYQTQKRNKYIPLMKPTILAYA
- the LOC106303972 gene encoding polygalacturonase At1g48100-like isoform X2, whose amino-acid sequence is MKIIKSSPLLAMLIGFIIIAAAISTISVEGRKHHVKRIKPKHSRHSKDTPTGSPAPAPYPSTHDGVFDILSFGAKGDGISDDSKALIGAWKAACRVAGGKVEIPAGKEFMVKAVTLQGPCKEETVVQIEGTLVAPTKIGSWPKSSLFQWLNFKWVSHVTIQGSGTLDARGYNWWNLDNYQTQRNKYIPLMKPTALRFYSSGNVMVRDISIVNSPLCHLKFDDSDGVKINNITISSPENSPNTDGIHLQNTRNVEIQHSNIACGDDCVSIQTGSSNVHIHHISCGPGHGISIGSLGKDETVACVSDIIVEDISIQNTLAGVRIKTWQGGLGVVKNLTFSNIQVTDVQVPIVIDQYYCDKSKCKNQTSAVSISDVKYNNIVGSFTAQPVRIACSNNVPCMDVDLMDIRLRPSGGIRGLQTHQQQHALCWNSYGKTQGPLVPSSIGYCLKKSNIDGYYPKRFIASSHEKLCPL
- the LOC106303972 gene encoding polygalacturonase At1g48100-like isoform X3, which codes for MKIIKSSPLLAMLIGFIIIAAAISTISVEGRKHHVKRIKPKHSRHSKDTPTGSPAPAPYPSTHDGVFDILSFGAKGDGISDDSKALIGAWKAACRVAGGKVEIPAGKEFMVKAVTLQGPCKEETVVQIEGTLVAPTKIGSWPKSSLFQWLNFKWVSHVTIQGSGTLDARGYNWWNLDNYQTQALRFYSSGNVMVRDISIVNSPLCHLKFDDSDGVKINNITISSPENSPNTDGIHLQNTRNVEIQHSNIACGDDCVSIQTGSSNVHIHHISCGPGHGISIGSLGKDETVACVSDIIVEDISIQNTLAGVRIKTWQGGLGVVKNLTFSNIQVTDVQVPIVIDQYYCDKSKCKNQTSAVSISDVKYNNIVGSFTAQPVRIACSNNVPCMDVDLMDIRLRPSGGIRGLQTHQQQHALCWNSYGKTQGPLVPSSIGYCLKKSNIDGYYPKRFIASSHEKLCPL